A genome region from Schistocerca nitens isolate TAMUIC-IGC-003100 chromosome 4, iqSchNite1.1, whole genome shotgun sequence includes the following:
- the LOC126253299 gene encoding renalase-like — protein sequence MALKVLIVGSGITSAITCNYLRERCRSSCRVIVWDKARGVGGRMSTSRSPTMDSCTADLGAQYITTVPENIEASKVVYSTCFTKGLLQPLQSLIEGMHTFPKNTVHYVAPRGMNSLVKEFLTADEVQFNRLVTSITQNGNKLDVETKDGYKDTFDVVVLTMPVPQILQLSGCVESVLSDDKEKREALSAVKYSSRYAVAYFYDKTLEFDVPWSAKYVVDDELLRYVAIDNKKRNSSATSAIVFHTTVKFGEENIERDVADVQRDIEKHINTLFPTWPKPVSVKCQKWRYSQATAVYEGSPGCITLIQEPLLIAGGDGFTKSTFDGCITSAKAIVNVVEKYITKELAVEGNR from the coding sequence ATGGCTTTAAAGGTACTAATCGTCGGTTCCGGAATAAcaagtgcaattacttgtaattatTTACGAGAAAGATGTAGGAGCAGTTGTCGAGTGATCGTTTGGGATAAAGCGAGAGGTGTGGGCGGCCGAATGAGTACAAGTAGAAGCCCAACCATGGACTCCTGCACAGCGGATTTGGGAGCGCAGTATATAACCACGGTGCCCGAAAATATTGAAGCTAGTAAAGTTGTATACAGTACGTGTTTCACGAAAGGACTGTTGCAGCCTTTGCAGAGTTTGATAGAAGGGATGCACACTTTTCCAAAAAATACAGTTCATTATGTGGCACCAAGAGGAATGAATTCATTGGTGAAAGAGTTCTTGACAGCAGACGAAGTGCAGTTTAACAGACTTGTCACATCTATTACACAAAACGGCAACAAGCTTGATGTTGAAACGAAAGATGGTTATAAAGATACATTTGATGTTGTCGTTCTCACAATGCCAGTCCCTCAAATTTTACAGCTGTCTGGTTGTGTAGAGAGTGTTCTCTCCGATGACAAGGAAAAGAGAGAAGCACTCTCAGCTGTGAAGTACAGTTCCCGGTATGCAGTAGCTTATTTCTATGACAAAACACTTGAATTTGATGTTCCCTGGTCTGCCAAATATGTCGTTGATGATGAATTATTACGATATGTTGCAATAGACAACAAAAAACGCAATAGCTCAGCTACATCTGCAATTGTTTTTCACACCACAGTGAAATTCGGAGAAGAAAATATTGAACGAGATGTTGCAGATGTGCAGAGAGACATTGAGAAACATATAAACACTTTATTTCCTACTTGGCCCAAACCAGTTTCCGTGAAATGCCAAAAATGGAGATATTCACAAGCAACTGCAGTGTATGAAGGAAGTCCTGGTTGTATCACATTAATTCAAGAGCCACTGCTCATTGCTGGTGGGGATGGCTTTACTAAATCAACATTTGATGGCTGCATAACTTCAGCCAAAGCAATCGTAAATGTAGtagaaaaatatattacaaagGAACTTGCTGTAGAAGGCAACAGATAG